Proteins encoded by one window of Maliibacterium massiliense:
- a CDS encoding coenzyme F420-0:L-glutamate ligase has translation MTRMTGTTARGIRMPLIRQGDDLAAITVDAIVAAAEVEHFALHDRDVVGITEAVVARAQGNYATVDQIAADVRRKFSEGTVGVVFPILSRNRFSMLLAGIARGAKKVVLMLSYPSDEVGNHLLTLDEVEAAGVNPYSDMLTEEQFRERFGACKHTFTGVDYVSYYKSLGDNIEIVFANDPRRILTYTPDVLCADIHTRQRSMRLLKEAGARTVYTMSDILTESVEGSGYNPVFGILGSNKATEDSVKLFPRDCDAFVRDVQQRLKQATGKDIEVMVYGDGAFKDPVGGIWELADPVVSPAYTDGLEGVPNELKLKYIADNQLAGLSPEEAEKAMLARIREHRAQGNNLGMQSQGTTPRRLTDLLGSLCDLTSGSGDKGTPVILIQGYFDNFATR, from the coding sequence ATGACGAGAATGACTGGCACGACGGCGCGCGGCATTCGCATGCCCCTGATTCGCCAGGGGGATGACCTTGCGGCCATCACGGTGGATGCGATTGTGGCTGCGGCTGAGGTGGAGCACTTTGCGCTGCACGACCGCGATGTGGTGGGCATCACCGAGGCGGTGGTGGCGCGCGCGCAGGGCAACTATGCCACGGTGGACCAGATCGCCGCGGATGTGCGCCGCAAGTTCTCCGAGGGCACGGTAGGCGTGGTTTTCCCCATTTTGAGCCGCAACCGCTTCTCCATGTTGCTTGCCGGCATTGCGCGCGGGGCCAAGAAGGTCGTGCTGATGCTCAGTTACCCCTCCGACGAGGTGGGAAACCACCTGCTCACATTGGACGAGGTGGAGGCAGCCGGCGTCAATCCCTACAGCGATATGCTCACCGAGGAACAGTTCCGCGAGCGATTCGGCGCGTGCAAGCACACGTTTACGGGCGTGGATTACGTTTCTTATTATAAAAGCCTGGGCGATAACATTGAGATCGTCTTTGCCAACGACCCGCGCCGCATTTTGACGTATACGCCCGATGTGCTCTGCGCGGATATCCATACCCGCCAGCGCAGCATGCGCCTGCTCAAGGAGGCGGGCGCCCGCACCGTATATACCATGAGCGATATCCTTACCGAGTCCGTGGAGGGCAGCGGATATAACCCGGTGTTCGGAATCCTGGGCTCCAACAAGGCCACGGAAGACAGCGTCAAGCTTTTTCCGCGCGACTGCGACGCGTTTGTGCGCGACGTGCAGCAACGCCTCAAGCAGGCCACGGGCAAGGACATTGAGGTGATGGTCTACGGCGACGGCGCCTTTAAGGACCCGGTGGGGGGCATCTGGGAGCTGGCCGACCCGGTCGTCTCGCCCGCCTACACCGATGGCTTGGAGGGCGTGCCCAACGAGTTGAAGCTCAAATACATCGCGGACAACCAGCTTGCCGGCCTTTCACCCGAGGAGGCGGAGAAGGCCATGCTTGCGCGCATCCGTGAGCACCGCGCGCAGGGCAATAACCTGGGCATGCAGTCGCAGGGCACCACGCCGCGCCGGCTGACGGACCTGCTGGGCAGCCTGTGCGATCTGACCAGCGGCTCCGGCGACAAGGGCACGCCGGTGATCCTGATCCAAGGGTACTTTGATAACTTTGCCACGCGCTAA
- the hydE gene encoding [FeFe] hydrogenase H-cluster radical SAM maturase HydE → MRREAFARIDALAAGYTLPEEGYLALLRAQDAETDAYLFEKAVAARRRVYGDAVYVRGLIEVSNYCKNDCLYCGIRRSNRAASRYRLGKAEILACCEAGYALGFRTFVLQGGEDPTLDDAQVVDIVSSIKDSHPDCAVTLSLGEKPRASYQAYFDAGADRYLLRHETASEVHYARLHPAGMSLANRKRCLYDLQEIGYQVGCGMMVGAPYQTDAHLAQDLCFIQQLQPHMVGIGPFIPHKDTPFAMERAGSMARTLQLLGIIRLMLPHVLLPATTALGTIHPQGREKGILAGANVVMPNLSPEHVRGKYMLYDGKINTGAESAQHLADLAARMARIGYRVVVDRGDWKK, encoded by the coding sequence ATGAGGCGTGAGGCGTTTGCGCGCATCGACGCGCTTGCCGCGGGGTATACGCTGCCTGAGGAGGGGTATCTTGCGCTGCTGCGCGCGCAGGACGCCGAGACAGACGCCTATCTCTTTGAAAAAGCGGTGGCGGCGCGCAGGCGCGTCTACGGCGACGCCGTGTACGTGCGCGGTCTCATCGAGGTGAGCAACTACTGCAAAAACGACTGCCTCTACTGCGGCATCCGCCGCAGCAACCGCGCGGCCAGCCGCTACCGGCTGGGCAAAGCGGAGATTCTCGCCTGCTGCGAGGCGGGCTACGCGCTGGGCTTTCGTACCTTTGTGCTGCAGGGGGGAGAGGACCCGACCCTGGACGATGCGCAGGTGGTGGACATCGTATCGTCCATCAAGGACAGTCATCCCGACTGCGCGGTGACCCTCTCGCTGGGGGAAAAGCCCCGCGCTAGCTACCAGGCGTACTTTGACGCGGGCGCGGACCGCTACCTGCTGCGCCACGAGACGGCGAGCGAGGTGCACTACGCTAGGCTGCACCCTGCGGGCATGTCGCTGGCAAACCGGAAGCGGTGCCTGTATGACCTCCAAGAGATCGGCTACCAGGTGGGCTGCGGCATGATGGTGGGCGCGCCCTACCAGACGGACGCGCATTTGGCACAGGACTTGTGCTTCATCCAGCAGCTGCAGCCCCATATGGTGGGCATCGGCCCGTTCATCCCGCATAAGGATACGCCCTTTGCCATGGAACGTGCGGGCTCTATGGCGCGCACGCTGCAGCTATTGGGCATCATACGGCTGATGCTGCCCCACGTGCTGCTGCCCGCCACCACCGCGCTGGGCACCATCCACCCCCAGGGGCGGGAGAAGGGCATCCTCGCCGGCGCCAACGTGGTGATGCCCAACCTTTCGCCCGAGCACGTGCGCGGTAAGTACATGCTCTACGATGGCAAGATCAACACTGGCGCGGAGTCCGCGCAGCATCTTGCGGACCTTGCGGCGCGCATGGCGCGCATCGGCTACCGGGTGGTCGTCGATCGCGGCGACTGGAAAAAATAA
- a CDS encoding L,D-transpeptidase family protein produces the protein MYSVPQNCTQALVCLFDAPHRPRARLFACACARGAWRIALPMMRACGGRGGLTTFKCEGDGRTPAGVFPLAQAMGTLPARGGLPYRRLCDQDVWIDDPRAPHYNTLQTRAFADCYAASYETLCIPDYAHMIVIAYNTHPVRAGAGSAIFLHLRLPGKNATAGCIAVYPGDMDALLDFLQPHAHPHIILAAKPACLQSELARLFP, from the coding sequence ATGTACAGCGTCCCGCAAAACTGCACCCAGGCCCTCGTATGCCTGTTTGACGCGCCGCACAGGCCACGCGCGCGCCTTTTCGCCTGCGCGTGCGCGCGCGGGGCATGGCGCATCGCCCTACCCATGATGCGCGCCTGCGGCGGGCGCGGCGGACTGACCACCTTCAAATGCGAGGGGGACGGCCGCACGCCTGCGGGGGTGTTCCCCCTGGCCCAGGCGATGGGCACCCTGCCCGCGCGCGGGGGCCTTCCCTACCGGCGGCTGTGCGATCAGGACGTGTGGATCGACGACCCCCGCGCCCCGCACTACAACACCCTGCAGACCCGCGCGTTCGCAGACTGCTACGCCGCGTCCTACGAGACGCTCTGCATCCCCGACTACGCGCATATGATCGTCATAGCCTACAACACCCATCCGGTGCGCGCCGGCGCGGGCAGCGCCATCTTCCTGCACCTGCGCCTGCCCGGTAAAAACGCGACGGCAGGCTGCATTGCCGTATACCCTGGGGACATGGACGCGCTGCTGGATTTTCTCCAGCCGCACGCGCATCCCCACATCATCCTCGCGGCAAAGCCCGCCTGTCTGCAGAGCGAGCTTGCGCGGCTATTCCCGTAA
- a CDS encoding NAD-dependent epimerase/dehydratase family protein: MNILVTGATGHVGNVLVRRLAEQGHALRVLVMPGENVLPLHGVNATICCCDVRNAEQVQRAVHGCTDVFHLAGIIDITSRNAAPIYEVNVGGTRNIVAACLKEGVRRLVYTSSIHALPDDGQLIDETLAGTCASDSMPDPYARSKAMALEIVTQAARKGLNVVSVFPTGIIGPCDYRMSEMGRLLHHITAHPKARSHMYFDGAYDFVDVRDVVDGLLAAWQLGKAGEGYILSGHYVTIAEIYTAIRSAMGASFTLKRVPLWLVRFAAKLAPTLFRIARQKPLLTPTSINVLLSGGNISCEKARRNLGYVPRPFQQTIDDAVRWMQAHYPAKARRSRTRKRRMAQPSS; encoded by the coding sequence ATGAATATTCTGGTAACCGGCGCCACCGGGCATGTAGGCAACGTGCTGGTGCGCCGCCTGGCAGAACAGGGGCACGCGCTGCGCGTGCTGGTAATGCCAGGCGAAAACGTACTGCCGCTGCACGGGGTCAACGCCACCATCTGCTGCTGCGATGTGCGCAACGCCGAGCAGGTGCAGCGCGCTGTACACGGCTGCACGGACGTGTTCCATCTGGCGGGCATCATCGACATCACAAGCCGCAACGCCGCGCCCATCTACGAGGTCAACGTAGGCGGCACCCGCAACATTGTGGCCGCGTGCCTGAAGGAGGGCGTGCGCCGCCTGGTCTACACCAGCTCCATCCATGCGCTGCCCGACGACGGCCAGCTGATCGACGAGACCCTTGCCGGCACCTGTGCGAGCGACAGCATGCCCGACCCCTACGCCCGCTCCAAGGCGATGGCGCTGGAGATCGTCACCCAGGCCGCGCGCAAGGGGCTGAACGTGGTGAGCGTCTTTCCCACCGGCATCATCGGCCCCTGCGACTACCGCATGAGCGAGATGGGCCGGCTGCTGCACCACATCACCGCCCATCCCAAGGCGCGCTCCCACATGTACTTTGACGGGGCGTACGATTTTGTGGATGTGCGCGACGTGGTGGACGGCCTGCTGGCCGCCTGGCAGCTGGGCAAGGCAGGCGAGGGCTACATCCTCTCGGGCCATTACGTAACCATTGCAGAGATTTATACCGCCATCCGCAGCGCCATGGGCGCGTCGTTTACCCTCAAACGCGTGCCTCTTTGGCTGGTGCGCTTTGCCGCAAAACTCGCCCCCACGCTGTTTCGCATCGCGCGCCAGAAGCCGCTGCTCACCCCCACCAGCATCAACGTACTGCTTTCGGGCGGCAACATCAGTTGCGAAAAGGCGCGGCGCAATTTGGGGTATGTGCCCCGCCCCTTCCAGCAGACCATCGATGACGCGGTGCGCTGGATGCAGGCACACTATCCCGCCAAGGCAAGGCGCAGCCGCACGCGCAAGCGCCGCATGGCGCAACCCAGCAGCTGA
- a CDS encoding SDR family oxidoreductase produces the protein MGIFTGKVAIITGGGKAKSIGYGIAVAYAKEGSNLVLTGRNMQKLLDAKEELERLYGIQVLALQADITPDEASEDRVNEVVQETVKTFGRIDVLINNAQASASGIPIAMQTKDHFDLGIYSGLYATFYYMRACYPYLKQTQGSVINFASGAGLFGNTGQASYAAAKEGIRGLSRVAATEWGKDNINVNIVCPLAMTSQLENFKIAYPEAYEKNLRAVPMARFGDPEKDIGRVCVLLGSPDFKYMSGETLTLEGGMGQRP, from the coding sequence ATGGGTATTTTTACAGGCAAGGTCGCCATCATCACCGGCGGCGGCAAGGCAAAATCCATTGGATACGGCATCGCCGTGGCGTACGCCAAGGAGGGGTCCAACCTGGTTTTGACCGGCCGCAACATGCAGAAGCTGCTCGATGCCAAGGAGGAGCTGGAGCGCCTCTATGGCATCCAGGTGCTGGCGCTGCAGGCGGATATCACGCCCGATGAAGCGTCGGAAGACCGCGTCAACGAGGTCGTGCAGGAGACGGTCAAGACCTTTGGCCGCATCGATGTGCTGATCAACAATGCCCAGGCGTCGGCCTCGGGCATCCCGATCGCCATGCAGACCAAGGATCACTTTGATTTGGGCATTTACTCCGGACTGTACGCCACCTTTTACTACATGCGCGCGTGCTATCCCTATCTGAAGCAGACACAGGGCTCGGTCATCAACTTTGCCTCGGGCGCGGGCCTTTTCGGCAATACCGGCCAGGCGTCCTATGCGGCGGCCAAGGAAGGCATCCGGGGCCTGTCGCGCGTGGCGGCCACGGAGTGGGGCAAGGATAACATCAACGTCAACATCGTCTGCCCGCTGGCCATGACCTCCCAACTGGAGAACTTTAAGATCGCCTATCCGGAGGCCTATGAGAAAAACCTGCGCGCGGTGCCCATGGCCCGCTTTGGCGATCCGGAAAAGGATATCGGCCGCGTATGCGTGCTGCTTGGCTCGCCCGACTTTAAGTACATGTCCGGCGAGACGCTCACGCTGGAGGGCGGCATGGGCCAGCGCCCGTAA
- a CDS encoding LemA family protein, whose protein sequence is MDIALWIILGIVVLLVIYVIALYNKLVSLRGRVKNAWAQIEVQLKRRFDLIPNLVETVKGYAAHEKNTLAEVTDARTRFASATTPEDMMRASGELSQVLTRLMAVAEAYPELKADANFRQLQQELTNTEDKLGFARQFYNDTVMKFNVSIEHFPAVLIARMMGFKQEPYFEAGEEAQATPKVSF, encoded by the coding sequence TTGGATATCGCCTTATGGATTATTCTGGGCATTGTGGTGCTGCTTGTCATCTACGTCATTGCCCTCTACAACAAGCTGGTCTCGCTGCGCGGCCGCGTCAAAAACGCGTGGGCGCAGATTGAGGTGCAGCTCAAGCGCCGTTTTGATTTGATCCCCAACCTGGTTGAGACGGTCAAGGGCTACGCCGCACACGAAAAGAACACCCTGGCGGAGGTGACAGATGCGCGCACGCGCTTTGCCTCGGCCACCACGCCCGAGGACATGATGAGGGCCTCCGGCGAGCTGTCGCAGGTGCTCACCCGCCTGATGGCGGTGGCCGAAGCGTATCCGGAATTAAAGGCGGACGCGAATTTCCGCCAGCTGCAGCAGGAGCTGACCAACACGGAGGATAAGCTGGGCTTTGCGCGGCAGTTCTACAACGACACCGTGATGAAGTTCAATGTTTCCATCGAGCATTTCCCCGCCGTGCTTATCGCCCGCATGATGGGCTTCAAACAGGAGCCCTATTTTGAGGCGGGCGAGGAGGCACAGGCCACCCCCAAGGTATCCTTCTAA
- a CDS encoding isochorismatase family protein has product MRKTMLTCSAQVQRKDETGRWMRLDHPVWGDVSTLGIIICDMWDDHWCKGAARRVAELAPRIEQFTSALRSRGVTILHCPSNTMAYYAENPARLRVQQAPEAAPRVPMEAWVKRLEGEPTLPFDDSDGGCFCGGGCTYKRPYHKQHDAITIDDARDGIGDGVDVYNFIRQQGITTLFYVGVHANMCVLGRAFGIRQMLRQGVRCVLVRDLTDTMYNPAMPPYVDHFDANDLLAAHVERYLCPTITSNKLVGGYPFRFVEDYRLL; this is encoded by the coding sequence TTGCGTAAAACCATGTTGACCTGCTCGGCGCAGGTGCAGCGAAAAGACGAAACGGGGCGCTGGATGCGCCTGGATCATCCGGTGTGGGGCGATGTCAGCACCTTGGGGATCATCATCTGCGATATGTGGGATGATCACTGGTGCAAGGGGGCAGCGCGCCGCGTAGCGGAGCTTGCCCCGCGCATCGAGCAGTTCACAAGCGCCCTGCGCAGCCGCGGGGTGACCATCCTGCACTGCCCCAGCAACACCATGGCCTATTACGCGGAAAATCCGGCGCGCCTGCGGGTGCAGCAGGCGCCCGAGGCAGCACCGCGCGTGCCCATGGAGGCGTGGGTCAAGCGCCTGGAGGGCGAGCCGACCCTGCCCTTTGACGACAGCGACGGCGGCTGCTTCTGCGGGGGCGGCTGCACCTACAAAAGGCCGTACCACAAGCAGCACGACGCCATCACCATCGACGATGCGCGCGACGGCATCGGTGATGGCGTAGACGTGTACAACTTCATCCGCCAGCAGGGCATCACCACGCTATTTTATGTGGGCGTGCACGCCAATATGTGTGTGCTGGGGCGCGCCTTCGGCATCCGGCAGATGCTGCGCCAGGGCGTGCGATGCGTGCTGGTGCGGGATTTGACCGATACCATGTACAATCCGGCCATGCCGCCCTACGTGGATCATTTTGATGCGAACGACCTGCTGGCCGCGCATGTGGAGCGCTACCTGTGCCCCACCATCACCAGCAATAAGCTGGTGGGGGGCTATCCCTTCCGCTTTGTGGAGGACTATCGCCTGCTATAG
- a CDS encoding TetR/AcrR family transcriptional regulator: protein MSYRTPPQVQAQKEARKRLILDTAAQLFAKDGFHNTSVKDIVEAAGISVGSFYFYFASKDELFDTLYHEMNDTYLTLLEMAAQRVMEDPALALCEAITHTLLLFCEQRDVARILLTDLPRHSPQQAERQQRSNQRFQYIVEQILAQMAQAGVLQVSSQKEAHVMAVSLMGGLYYAISVALDEASSTDDLLAYAYPLTLYNLRALAIAHDAQAVHATICRIIKEGSKP from the coding sequence ATGAGTTACCGCACGCCCCCGCAGGTGCAGGCCCAAAAAGAGGCGCGCAAACGCCTGATTCTCGATACCGCCGCCCAGCTCTTTGCCAAGGACGGCTTCCACAACACCAGCGTGAAGGATATCGTGGAGGCCGCGGGCATCTCGGTGGGCTCCTTCTACTTCTACTTTGCCTCCAAGGACGAACTGTTCGATACCCTCTACCACGAGATGAACGATACGTACTTGACGCTGCTGGAGATGGCCGCCCAGCGCGTGATGGAGGACCCGGCGCTTGCGCTGTGTGAGGCCATCACCCATACGCTGCTGCTCTTTTGCGAGCAGCGGGACGTCGCCCGCATCCTGCTGACCGATCTACCCCGCCACTCGCCCCAGCAGGCGGAGCGCCAGCAGCGCTCCAACCAGCGCTTTCAGTACATTGTCGAGCAGATCCTGGCACAGATGGCGCAGGCCGGCGTGCTGCAGGTATCCTCCCAAAAGGAGGCGCACGTGATGGCGGTCAGCCTCATGGGCGGGCTGTACTACGCCATCTCGGTGGCGCTGGACGAGGCGAGCAGTACGGACGACCTGCTGGCCTACGCATATCCACTTACGCTCTACAACCTGCGCGCACTTGCCATTGCACATGACGCCCAGGCTGTGCACGCGACGATCTGTCGCATCATCAAGGAGGGCTCAAAGCCATGA
- a CDS encoding DUF2207 domain-containing protein has translation MKRHLARGCALLALCLTLLACFAPTARAGSGADARITTYDIHASLQPDGSMVMREVIRYRFTDDVNGTERTLDWTGSQGLAYVRVGVVTDESALDADDPFAGGGVTPFAHAQSASLGDRGKLVVTHQGDSYADIRLYYPCEDGDTLTVLWEYTIMGAATRYADAGQLYWQMIGTAWRLGIEQANVVIDLPDGGQRAEDIRVFGHGPLRGESRIVSPTQVAFTAEKLNPGDMLEARVLFPPALLADNAPQSNQGILESALAEEQRWADEANAQRARLRVKGTVNTILPIAFVLIAVGVAVWTYFRADKEHTPAQRYDYYRELPGDYTPAEMGYLYRFRATNVDDLTATLLDLVRKGYLRMDPIEEGSKRSKPNVRFTLIKPSDDALARHEQQMLYWFITVIGDGRSVSMRQIKQQSKSTTRAKEFAQMYSEWKSDVAIEGDKHGFFDSIGGKKLVPILVGLLLMLCGVGQTTILDSMWGMVGMLSGIVLVVYGASVKRRSVYGAQQYECWRAFKRFLEHFSSLDEAPVASLAIWEHYLVYAVSLGVAERVMKQMEVLIPQYAQQSGMDAGDVMVHMMLYNNIRMMGGTSAFRSISQTFSSNVTSALNAASAASSGSGGGGGFSGGGGGGGGGGGGGTF, from the coding sequence TTGAAAAGACATCTTGCAAGGGGCTGCGCGCTGCTTGCGCTGTGCCTTACGCTGCTTGCGTGCTTTGCGCCTACGGCGCGGGCAGGTAGCGGCGCGGACGCGCGCATCACAACGTACGATATCCACGCCTCGCTGCAGCCTGACGGCAGCATGGTGATGCGTGAGGTGATCCGCTACCGTTTTACCGACGATGTCAACGGCACCGAGCGTACGCTGGACTGGACCGGCTCCCAGGGCCTGGCGTACGTGCGCGTGGGCGTGGTGACGGATGAAAGCGCGCTTGACGCGGACGATCCCTTTGCCGGCGGCGGGGTGACGCCCTTTGCGCACGCACAGAGCGCCAGCCTGGGCGATCGGGGCAAGCTGGTGGTGACACATCAGGGAGACAGCTACGCGGATATACGCCTGTACTACCCGTGTGAGGATGGCGACACCCTCACGGTGCTTTGGGAGTACACCATCATGGGCGCGGCGACGCGCTATGCGGACGCGGGCCAGCTCTATTGGCAGATGATCGGCACCGCGTGGCGGCTGGGCATCGAGCAGGCCAACGTGGTGATCGATTTGCCCGACGGCGGCCAGCGCGCTGAGGACATCCGCGTCTTCGGCCACGGTCCCCTGCGCGGGGAGAGCCGCATCGTATCGCCCACCCAGGTGGCGTTTACGGCGGAGAAGCTCAACCCGGGCGATATGCTCGAGGCGCGGGTGCTCTTTCCGCCCGCGCTGCTGGCGGACAATGCGCCCCAGTCGAACCAGGGTATTTTGGAAAGCGCCCTTGCCGAGGAGCAGCGCTGGGCAGACGAGGCTAACGCGCAGCGCGCGCGCCTGCGCGTCAAGGGCACCGTCAATACCATTTTGCCCATTGCCTTTGTGCTCATTGCGGTGGGCGTCGCCGTTTGGACGTATTTTCGCGCCGACAAGGAACATACGCCCGCGCAGCGCTACGACTATTATCGGGAGCTGCCCGGCGATTATACGCCGGCAGAGATGGGCTATCTCTACCGCTTCCGCGCCACCAATGTGGACGATCTGACCGCCACGCTGCTGGATTTGGTGCGCAAGGGTTACCTGCGCATGGACCCGATTGAGGAGGGCTCCAAACGGAGCAAGCCCAACGTGCGCTTCACGCTCATCAAGCCCTCGGACGACGCGCTTGCGCGCCACGAGCAGCAGATGCTCTACTGGTTCATCACCGTCATCGGCGACGGCCGCTCGGTGAGCATGCGCCAGATCAAGCAGCAGAGCAAGAGCACCACCCGTGCCAAGGAATTTGCCCAAATGTACAGCGAATGGAAGTCGGACGTGGCCATCGAGGGCGACAAGCATGGCTTTTTTGACAGCATCGGCGGCAAAAAGCTGGTGCCCATCCTCGTGGGGCTGCTGCTCATGCTCTGCGGCGTGGGGCAGACCACGATCTTGGATTCGATGTGGGGCATGGTTGGGATGCTCAGCGGCATCGTGCTTGTGGTCTACGGGGCGAGCGTAAAACGGCGCAGCGTCTACGGGGCCCAGCAGTACGAGTGCTGGCGCGCGTTCAAGCGCTTTTTGGAGCACTTCTCCAGCCTGGACGAGGCGCCGGTTGCCTCGCTGGCCATTTGGGAACACTACCTGGTGTACGCCGTCTCGCTGGGCGTGGCCGAGCGCGTGATGAAGCAGATGGAGGTGCTCATTCCACAGTATGCGCAGCAGAGCGGCATGGACGCAGGCGACGTGATGGTGCACATGATGCTCTACAACAACATACGCATGATGGGCGGCACGTCCGCGTTTCGCAGCATCTCGCAAACGTTCTCCAGCAACGTCACAAGCGCCCTCAACGCAGCGTCCGCCGCTTCCAGCGGATCGGGCGGAGGCGGCGGGTTCTCCGGCGGCGGAGGTGGCGGAGGAGGTGGCGGTGGCGGCGGCACCTTCTAA
- a CDS encoding TM1266 family iron-only hydrogenase system putative regulator — METRVAVMGIIVEDIDSVEALNSILHAYGKYIIGRMGIPYRQRNINVMSIAIDAPQDVTSAMAGKIGKLPGISVKTAYSGVITRHEA; from the coding sequence ATGGAGACCAGAGTAGCCGTCATGGGCATCATCGTGGAGGATATCGATTCGGTGGAGGCGCTCAACAGCATCCTGCACGCATACGGCAAATACATCATCGGGCGCATGGGCATCCCGTACCGGCAGCGCAACATCAACGTAATGAGTATCGCCATCGACGCCCCGCAGGACGTGACCAGCGCCATGGCCGGCAAGATCGGCAAGCTGCCCGGCATCAGCGTGAAAACCGCCTACTCAGGCGTGATTACCCGCCATGAGGCGTGA
- the hydG gene encoding [FeFe] hydrogenase H-cluster radical SAM maturase HydG — MYNPKSLQAEAFIDHQEVLDTLTYADANRANRALIDQILDKARLRKGLTHREASVLMACDDPAKIQEMYDLAEQIKKDFYGNRIVMFAPLYLSNYCVNGCVYCPYHQKNKHIARKKLTQAEIVREVTALQDMGHKRLALEAGEDPVNNPIEYILECIDTIYGIKHKNGAIRRVNVNIAATSVENYRRLKEAGIGTYILFQETYHKESYEKLHPTGPKHNYAYHTEAMDRAMAGGIDDVGLGVLFGLERYRYEFAALLMHAEHLEAVHGVGPHTISVPRVKHADDIDPSAFDNGIDDDTFAKICALIRIAVPYTGMIISTRESKQVREKVIRLGVSQISGASRTSVGGYCEPEPQEENSEQFDVSDKRTLDEVVRWLMQMGYIPSFCTACYREGRTGDRFMQLCKSGQIQNCCHPNALMTLKEYLMDYASPETRAIGEALIQAELANIPKEQVKEICRDHLAKIEQGIRDFRF; from the coding sequence ATGTATAACCCCAAATCTTTGCAAGCGGAAGCATTCATCGACCACCAGGAGGTACTGGACACCCTCACCTATGCGGATGCCAACCGCGCCAACAGGGCGTTGATCGACCAAATACTCGATAAGGCCAGATTGCGCAAGGGGCTGACCCACCGCGAGGCTTCGGTGTTGATGGCCTGCGACGACCCTGCAAAAATCCAGGAGATGTACGACCTTGCCGAGCAGATCAAAAAGGACTTTTACGGCAACCGCATCGTGATGTTCGCGCCGCTGTACCTGTCCAATTACTGTGTCAACGGCTGCGTATACTGTCCCTATCACCAGAAGAACAAACACATCGCCCGCAAAAAGCTGACGCAGGCGGAGATCGTGCGCGAGGTGACCGCGCTGCAGGATATGGGCCACAAGCGCCTGGCGCTGGAGGCGGGCGAGGACCCGGTGAACAACCCCATCGAGTATATCCTCGAGTGCATTGATACCATCTACGGCATCAAGCACAAAAACGGCGCCATTCGGCGCGTCAACGTCAACATCGCAGCCACCTCGGTGGAGAACTACCGCAGGCTGAAGGAGGCGGGCATCGGCACGTACATCCTCTTTCAGGAGACCTATCACAAGGAGAGCTACGAAAAACTGCATCCCACCGGCCCCAAGCACAACTACGCCTACCACACCGAGGCGATGGACCGCGCCATGGCCGGCGGTATCGACGACGTGGGCCTGGGCGTGCTCTTCGGCCTGGAGCGCTACCGCTACGAGTTTGCCGCGCTGCTGATGCACGCCGAGCATCTGGAGGCAGTGCACGGCGTGGGGCCCCACACCATCAGCGTGCCGCGCGTCAAACACGCGGACGATATCGACCCCAGCGCCTTTGATAACGGCATCGACGACGACACGTTTGCTAAAATATGCGCGCTGATCCGCATCGCGGTGCCCTACACGGGCATGATCATCTCCACGCGCGAGAGCAAGCAGGTGCGCGAAAAGGTGATCCGCCTGGGTGTCTCCCAGATCAGCGGCGCCTCGCGTACCAGCGTGGGCGGCTACTGTGAGCCCGAGCCGCAGGAGGAGAACTCCGAGCAGTTTGACGTCAGCGACAAGCGCACCCTCGATGAGGTGGTGCGCTGGCTGATGCAGATGGGCTACATTCCCTCCTTCTGCACGGCGTGCTACCGAGAGGGGCGCACGGGTGACCGTTTCATGCAGCTGTGCAAGAGCGGCCAAATTCAAAACTGCTGCCACCCCAACGCCCTGATGACCCTCAAGGAATACCTGATGGACTACGCCTCGCCCGAAACCAGGGCCATCGGCGAGGCGCTGATCCAGGCGGAGCTTGCAAACATCCCCAAGGAGCAGGTCAAGGAAATCTGCCGCGATCATCTCGCAAAGATTGAACAAGGCATCCGCGATTTCCGCTTTTAA